The proteins below come from a single Mya arenaria isolate MELC-2E11 chromosome 8, ASM2691426v1 genomic window:
- the LOC128244411 gene encoding uncharacterized protein LOC128244411 — MGHPYNPLISLPVPKPPPTAIQSTYQPSPQPPPTAIQSTYQPSSQPPPTAIQSYYQPSPLTPSYSHTIHLSASPQPPPTAIQSTYQPSPLAPSYSHTIHLSAFPPNPSFSHITRLSAFPLNPLLQPYNPPISLPPTPSYSHIIHLSAFPPTPSYSHTIHLSAFPPTPLLQPHNPPISLPSNPLLQPYNPPISLSPNPLLQPYNPPISLPPNPPPTATQSTYQPSPNPLLQPCNPPISLPP; from the exons ATGGGCCAT CCATACAATCCACTTATCAGCCTTCCCGTTCCCAAACCCCCTCCTACAGCCATACAATCCACCTATCAGCCTTCCCCCCAACCCCCTCCTACAGCCATACAATCCACCTATCAGCCTTCCTCCCAACCCCCTCCTACAGCCATACAATCCTACTATCAGCCTTCCCCCCTAACCCCCTCCTACAGCCATACAATTCACCTCTCAGCCTCCCCCCAACCCCCTCCTACAGCCATACAATCCACCTATCAGCCTTCCCCCCTAGCCCCCTCCTACAGCCATACAATCCACCTATCAGCCTTCCCCCCGAACCCCTCCTTCAGCCATATAACCCGCCTATCAGCCTTCCCCCTCAACCCCCTCCTACAGCCATACAATCCACCAATCAGCCTTCCCCCAACCCCCTCTTACAGCCACATAATCCATCTATCAGCCTTCCCCCCAACCCCCTCCTACAGCCATACAATCCACCTATCAGCCTTCCCCCCAACCCCCCTCCTTCAGCCACACAATCCACCTATCAGCCTTCCCTCCAACCCCCTCCTACAGCCATACAATCCACCTATCAGCCTTTCCCCCAACCCCCTTCTACAGCCATACAATCCACCTATCAGCCTTCCCCCCAACCCCCCTCCTACAGCCACACAATCCACCTATCAGCCTTCCCCCAACCCCCTTCTACAGCCATGCAATCCACCTATCAGCCTTCCCCCCTAA